The following coding sequences lie in one Zingiber officinale cultivar Zhangliang chromosome 2B, Zo_v1.1, whole genome shotgun sequence genomic window:
- the LOC122046595 gene encoding G-type lectin S-receptor-like serine/threonine-protein kinase At4g27290 isoform X1, with protein MARMQLFLLQFLAIVLAETFFLLSRFASSGDIMTVNRSLIHNQTLISAGGVFQLGFFNPINDSTNAYIGIWYYNLPPRESKVVVWVANRNKSVDTSMTSLNLTSDGNLILFEEGTRVWSTGTSAELNSARLQLLDSGNLVLTAGNSNRILWQSFDHGCDTLLPGMKMGFDFRTNTPWQLVSWMNATDPSPGKYILRLETYNVPDFFMLNANGSVKFDRIGPWNGQWFVGLPMLGDSIAVYVNFTYVSNQNEIYYINEYQTRSPGLLRLVVDENGKSQILVFGGGQWNSLLSNADYDCDYYNSCGRNSVCSRGYLSISCRCLEGFENKSDGCARKEPLHCSSNQFSKELKVKVPDTENATSRGKISLNACKKSCLDAVINGPYGCITWRGDLLDLRSFTDGGDDLYIRLPESSTTSNWKRLVWAIVISAFLGIILLCSVGVLVRRRRNRASTRRLQLQFPNVEKGSISTLDVLPSYDLHTIKGATNDFSEENKLGEGGFGVVYKGQLDDGQKIAVKKLSRYSSRGPNEFLNELSVIAKLQHRNLVRLLGYCIEGDERLMILEYMENKSLDAFIYDKAKSSLLNWQRRFDIIIGIARGLLYLHQD; from the exons ATGGCGCGGATGCAGCTCTTTCTCCTACAATTCTTGGCAATAGTGCTAGCAGAGACGTTCTTTCTACTTAGCCGATTTGCATCATCTG GAGATATAATGACGGTTAATCGCTCACTTATCCATAACCAGACATTGATCTCCGCAGGAGGCGTGTTCCAACTGGGCTTCTTCAATCCAATTAACGATTCTACGAATGCATACATAGGAATTTGGTACTATAATCTCCCACCGAGAGAAAGCAAAGTAGTAGTATGGGTCGCCAATAGGAACAAGTCTGTCGACACATCCATGACATCCTTGAACCTGACTTCCGATGGAAATCTAATCTTATTTGAGGAAGGAACACGGGTTTGGTCCACGGGAACATCCGCAGAACTCAATTCCGCACGCTTGCAGCTTTTAGACTCAGGAAACCTCGTGCTGACTGCCGGCAACTCTAACAGAATTCTATGGCAGAGCTTCGACCATGGGTGTGACACTCTACTCCCTGGCATGAAAATGGGATTCGACTTCCGGACCAACACTCCGTGGCAGCTCGTGTCATGGATGAATGCCACGGACCCTTCTCCGGGCAAGTACATCCTCAGGCTGGAGACGTATAATGTTCCGGATTTTTTCATGCTTAATGCGAATGGATCCGTCAAATTCGACCGCATTGGGCCATGGAACGGGCAATGGTTCGTCGGCCTTCCAATGCTGGGGGACAGCATCGCAGTGTACGTAAATTTCACATACGTGTCCAACCAGAATGAGATCTACTACATCAATGAATATCAGACTCGATCTCCAGGGTTATTGCGGTTGGTAGTGGACGAAAACGGAAAGAGCCAGATTTTGGTTTTTGGAGGGGGGCAGTGGAATTCTTTGTTGTCTAATGCGGACTACGATTGTGATTACTACAATAGTTGTGGCCGAAACAGCGTTTGCAGTAGGGGCTACCTCTCAATCTCCTGTCGTTGCTTGGAAGGGTTTGAGAACAAAAGCGACGGATGCGCGAGGAAGGAACCCTTGCATTGCTCGTCGAACCAGTTTTCGAAGGAGCTGAAGGTGAAGGTGCCCGACACCGAGAACGCAACCTCACGAGGCAAGATTAGTCTGAATGCGTGCAAGAAATCGTGCTTGGATGCAGTGATCAATGGGCCTTATGGCTGCATAACTTGGCGCGGTGACCTGTTGGATCTCAGAAGTTTTACCGACGGAGGAGACGATTTGTACATTCGGCTTCCAG AATCATCAACAACGTCAAATTGGAAGAGGCTCGTGTGGGCGATAGTCATTTCGGCGTTTCTGGGAATTATTTTGCTGTGCAGTGTAGGTGTACTCGTTAGAAGGAGGAGAAACAGAGCATCGACTCGCAGATTGCAATTGCAGTTTCCAAATGTGGAGAAAG GTTCGATCAGCACATTGGATGTACTTCCTTCATATGATTTGCATACTATAAAAGGTGCAACAAATGATTTTTCCGAAGAAAATAAACTTGGCGAAGGGGGATTTGGTGTTGTTTACAAG GGTCAATTGGATGATGGACAAAAAATTGCTGTCAAAAAATTATCAAGATACTCCTCTCGAGGCCCAAATGAGTTCCTGAATGAACTCTCCGTGATAGCCAAGTTACAACATAGAAACTTGGTTCGTCTTCTAGGCTACTGCATTGAAGGAGATGAGCGTCTTATGATACTCGAATACATGGAAAATAAGAGCCTTGATGCCTTTATTTATG ATAAAGCTAAAAGTTCATTGCTAAATTGGCAAAGACGTTTCGATATTATAATTGGGATCGCTCGAGGCCTTTTATACTTGCATCAAGACTAG
- the LOC122046595 gene encoding receptor-like serine/threonine-protein kinase SD1-7 isoform X2 produces the protein MTVNRSLIHNQTLISAGGVFQLGFFNPINDSTNAYIGIWYYNLPPRESKVVVWVANRNKSVDTSMTSLNLTSDGNLILFEEGTRVWSTGTSAELNSARLQLLDSGNLVLTAGNSNRILWQSFDHGCDTLLPGMKMGFDFRTNTPWQLVSWMNATDPSPGKYILRLETYNVPDFFMLNANGSVKFDRIGPWNGQWFVGLPMLGDSIAVYVNFTYVSNQNEIYYINEYQTRSPGLLRLVVDENGKSQILVFGGGQWNSLLSNADYDCDYYNSCGRNSVCSRGYLSISCRCLEGFENKSDGCARKEPLHCSSNQFSKELKVKVPDTENATSRGKISLNACKKSCLDAVINGPYGCITWRGDLLDLRSFTDGGDDLYIRLPESSTTSNWKRLVWAIVISAFLGIILLCSVGVLVRRRRNRASTRRLQLQFPNVEKGSISTLDVLPSYDLHTIKGATNDFSEENKLGEGGFGVVYKGQLDDGQKIAVKKLSRYSSRGPNEFLNELSVIAKLQHRNLVRLLGYCIEGDERLMILEYMENKSLDAFIYDKAKSSLLNWQRRFDIIIGIARGLLYLHQD, from the exons ATGACGGTTAATCGCTCACTTATCCATAACCAGACATTGATCTCCGCAGGAGGCGTGTTCCAACTGGGCTTCTTCAATCCAATTAACGATTCTACGAATGCATACATAGGAATTTGGTACTATAATCTCCCACCGAGAGAAAGCAAAGTAGTAGTATGGGTCGCCAATAGGAACAAGTCTGTCGACACATCCATGACATCCTTGAACCTGACTTCCGATGGAAATCTAATCTTATTTGAGGAAGGAACACGGGTTTGGTCCACGGGAACATCCGCAGAACTCAATTCCGCACGCTTGCAGCTTTTAGACTCAGGAAACCTCGTGCTGACTGCCGGCAACTCTAACAGAATTCTATGGCAGAGCTTCGACCATGGGTGTGACACTCTACTCCCTGGCATGAAAATGGGATTCGACTTCCGGACCAACACTCCGTGGCAGCTCGTGTCATGGATGAATGCCACGGACCCTTCTCCGGGCAAGTACATCCTCAGGCTGGAGACGTATAATGTTCCGGATTTTTTCATGCTTAATGCGAATGGATCCGTCAAATTCGACCGCATTGGGCCATGGAACGGGCAATGGTTCGTCGGCCTTCCAATGCTGGGGGACAGCATCGCAGTGTACGTAAATTTCACATACGTGTCCAACCAGAATGAGATCTACTACATCAATGAATATCAGACTCGATCTCCAGGGTTATTGCGGTTGGTAGTGGACGAAAACGGAAAGAGCCAGATTTTGGTTTTTGGAGGGGGGCAGTGGAATTCTTTGTTGTCTAATGCGGACTACGATTGTGATTACTACAATAGTTGTGGCCGAAACAGCGTTTGCAGTAGGGGCTACCTCTCAATCTCCTGTCGTTGCTTGGAAGGGTTTGAGAACAAAAGCGACGGATGCGCGAGGAAGGAACCCTTGCATTGCTCGTCGAACCAGTTTTCGAAGGAGCTGAAGGTGAAGGTGCCCGACACCGAGAACGCAACCTCACGAGGCAAGATTAGTCTGAATGCGTGCAAGAAATCGTGCTTGGATGCAGTGATCAATGGGCCTTATGGCTGCATAACTTGGCGCGGTGACCTGTTGGATCTCAGAAGTTTTACCGACGGAGGAGACGATTTGTACATTCGGCTTCCAG AATCATCAACAACGTCAAATTGGAAGAGGCTCGTGTGGGCGATAGTCATTTCGGCGTTTCTGGGAATTATTTTGCTGTGCAGTGTAGGTGTACTCGTTAGAAGGAGGAGAAACAGAGCATCGACTCGCAGATTGCAATTGCAGTTTCCAAATGTGGAGAAAG GTTCGATCAGCACATTGGATGTACTTCCTTCATATGATTTGCATACTATAAAAGGTGCAACAAATGATTTTTCCGAAGAAAATAAACTTGGCGAAGGGGGATTTGGTGTTGTTTACAAG GGTCAATTGGATGATGGACAAAAAATTGCTGTCAAAAAATTATCAAGATACTCCTCTCGAGGCCCAAATGAGTTCCTGAATGAACTCTCCGTGATAGCCAAGTTACAACATAGAAACTTGGTTCGTCTTCTAGGCTACTGCATTGAAGGAGATGAGCGTCTTATGATACTCGAATACATGGAAAATAAGAGCCTTGATGCCTTTATTTATG ATAAAGCTAAAAGTTCATTGCTAAATTGGCAAAGACGTTTCGATATTATAATTGGGATCGCTCGAGGCCTTTTATACTTGCATCAAGACTAG